From the Musa acuminata AAA Group cultivar baxijiao chromosome BXJ3-7, Cavendish_Baxijiao_AAA, whole genome shotgun sequence genome, one window contains:
- the LOC103991827 gene encoding protein PHYTOCHROME KINASE SUBSTRATE 2-like isoform X2 translates to MHHILVSDKDSSSLPASFSLSGGPNGCRDHMASVKVAPKTPFAFENSTSSARDDSFSTYLALVRESFPPEIGSPTPESLSCQVILNRRRTADGEIEIFDAEKYFSGVMDGDAPPAPENGLGTPSKKEVKVRVRSRSRAGSTSSETSCNSRSQLLRDSRKHPIPCGQRDANSKRFLSVFPCPCSRKNATDVDKEALSDARSDNLKKQLVQHGERCGGDDHLVSELTLKRISPGLIKQEVFAFPPCLSSAAGEGTVGKEVKEEEKVGRGPKAVVGQRRSFTMLTSAKIVVGDDGGRDDDVRSEASSDLFEIESLSMTSHPFISHGGTESAPSEASIEWSVVTASVANFSIASESEDQMASLRRPRRASGSGLLLGCVSDKAVNVTAGTAKMPERISFDRRDSAGVDGSVTAAARYRAESCGVDLGFGRAGRVLPPTSFGSSRPSQD, encoded by the exons ATGCATCATATCCTGGTTTCAGATAAAGATTCTTCCTCTCTCCCTGCTAGCTTCTCTTTGAGTGGAGGTCCAAACGGATGCAG AGACCACATGGCCTCTGTAAAGGTAGCTCCAAAGACTCCCTTTGCTTTCGAGAACAGCACAAGCAGTGCCCGAGATGATTCCTTCTCCACGTATCTGGCGCTTGTTAGAGAGAGCTTCCCACCGGAGATCGGTAGTCCCACGCCAGAAAGCTTGTCGTGTCAAGTCATCCTAAATAGGAGGAGAACTGCCGACGGGGAGATCGAAATCTTTGATGCGGAGAAGTACTTCAGCGGAGTCATGGACGGCGATGCGCCACCCGCGCCGGAGAACGGTCTCGGGACGCCGAGTAAGAAGGAAGTGAAGGTGAGGGTGAGGTCTAGGTCGAGGGCCGGCAGCACCAGCTCGGAGACGAGCTGCAACAGCCGGAGTCAGCTGCTTCGTGACTCCCGCAAGCACCCGATCCCCTGCGGGCAGAGAGACGCGAACAGCAAGAGGTTCCTCAGCGTTTTCCCGTGCCCGTGCTCCCGGAAGAACGCCACCGACGTCGACAAAGAAGCCTTATCCGATGCTAGATCGGACAACCTCAAGAAGCAGCTCGTGCAACATGGAGAGAGGTGTGGTGGAGATGACCACCTCGTGAGCGAGCTGACACTGAAAAGAATCAGTCCCGGTTTGATCAAGCAGGAGGTGTTTGCCTTCCCTCCATGTTTGAGCTCCGCGGCAGGAGAGGGAACGGTAGGGAAAGAGgtcaaagaagaggagaaggtcgGGCGAGGTCCCAAGGCGGTGGTGGGTCAAAGGAGAAGCTTCACCATGTTAACGTCGGCCAAGATTGTCGTTGGTGACGATGGCGGACGAGACGACGATGTCCGAAGCGAGGCGAGTTCGGACTTGTTCGAGATCGAGAGCTTGTCGATGACTTCACACCCTTTCATCTCCCACGGGGGAACCGAGTCGGCACCAAGCGAAGCGAGCATCGAGTGGAGCGTGGTCACCGCCAGCGTCGCCAACTTCTCCATCGCATCGGAGTCCGAGGACCAGATGGCGAGCCTCCGCAGGCCGAGGCGAGCGTCAGGGTCAGGACTTCTACTGGGCTGCGTCAGCGACAAGGCAGTGAACGTGACAGCCGGCACCGCAAAGATGCCAGAAAGGATCAGCTTCGACCGGCGGGACAGCGCCGGTGTCGACGGTTCGGTGACAGCCGCGGCGAGGTACCGCGCGGAGAGCTGCGGCGTGGACTTAGGCTTCGGCCGCGCCGGACGTGTCCTTCCCCCGACTTCCTTTGGCTCCAGCCGTCCCTCCCAAGATTag
- the LOC103991827 gene encoding protein PHYTOCHROME KINASE SUBSTRATE 2-like isoform X1: protein MHHILVSDKDSSSLPASFSLSGGPNGCRLNRDHMASVKVAPKTPFAFENSTSSARDDSFSTYLALVRESFPPEIGSPTPESLSCQVILNRRRTADGEIEIFDAEKYFSGVMDGDAPPAPENGLGTPSKKEVKVRVRSRSRAGSTSSETSCNSRSQLLRDSRKHPIPCGQRDANSKRFLSVFPCPCSRKNATDVDKEALSDARSDNLKKQLVQHGERCGGDDHLVSELTLKRISPGLIKQEVFAFPPCLSSAAGEGTVGKEVKEEEKVGRGPKAVVGQRRSFTMLTSAKIVVGDDGGRDDDVRSEASSDLFEIESLSMTSHPFISHGGTESAPSEASIEWSVVTASVANFSIASESEDQMASLRRPRRASGSGLLLGCVSDKAVNVTAGTAKMPERISFDRRDSAGVDGSVTAAARYRAESCGVDLGFGRAGRVLPPTSFGSSRPSQD, encoded by the exons ATGCATCATATCCTGGTTTCAGATAAAGATTCTTCCTCTCTCCCTGCTAGCTTCTCTTTGAGTGGAGGTCCAAACGGATGCAG GTTGAATAGAGACCACATGGCCTCTGTAAAGGTAGCTCCAAAGACTCCCTTTGCTTTCGAGAACAGCACAAGCAGTGCCCGAGATGATTCCTTCTCCACGTATCTGGCGCTTGTTAGAGAGAGCTTCCCACCGGAGATCGGTAGTCCCACGCCAGAAAGCTTGTCGTGTCAAGTCATCCTAAATAGGAGGAGAACTGCCGACGGGGAGATCGAAATCTTTGATGCGGAGAAGTACTTCAGCGGAGTCATGGACGGCGATGCGCCACCCGCGCCGGAGAACGGTCTCGGGACGCCGAGTAAGAAGGAAGTGAAGGTGAGGGTGAGGTCTAGGTCGAGGGCCGGCAGCACCAGCTCGGAGACGAGCTGCAACAGCCGGAGTCAGCTGCTTCGTGACTCCCGCAAGCACCCGATCCCCTGCGGGCAGAGAGACGCGAACAGCAAGAGGTTCCTCAGCGTTTTCCCGTGCCCGTGCTCCCGGAAGAACGCCACCGACGTCGACAAAGAAGCCTTATCCGATGCTAGATCGGACAACCTCAAGAAGCAGCTCGTGCAACATGGAGAGAGGTGTGGTGGAGATGACCACCTCGTGAGCGAGCTGACACTGAAAAGAATCAGTCCCGGTTTGATCAAGCAGGAGGTGTTTGCCTTCCCTCCATGTTTGAGCTCCGCGGCAGGAGAGGGAACGGTAGGGAAAGAGgtcaaagaagaggagaaggtcgGGCGAGGTCCCAAGGCGGTGGTGGGTCAAAGGAGAAGCTTCACCATGTTAACGTCGGCCAAGATTGTCGTTGGTGACGATGGCGGACGAGACGACGATGTCCGAAGCGAGGCGAGTTCGGACTTGTTCGAGATCGAGAGCTTGTCGATGACTTCACACCCTTTCATCTCCCACGGGGGAACCGAGTCGGCACCAAGCGAAGCGAGCATCGAGTGGAGCGTGGTCACCGCCAGCGTCGCCAACTTCTCCATCGCATCGGAGTCCGAGGACCAGATGGCGAGCCTCCGCAGGCCGAGGCGAGCGTCAGGGTCAGGACTTCTACTGGGCTGCGTCAGCGACAAGGCAGTGAACGTGACAGCCGGCACCGCAAAGATGCCAGAAAGGATCAGCTTCGACCGGCGGGACAGCGCCGGTGTCGACGGTTCGGTGACAGCCGCGGCGAGGTACCGCGCGGAGAGCTGCGGCGTGGACTTAGGCTTCGGCCGCGCCGGACGTGTCCTTCCCCCGACTTCCTTTGGCTCCAGCCGTCCCTCCCAAGATTag
- the LOC103991414 gene encoding transcription factor ILI5-like produces MESPLHTITFAETLPSEDASTFLPFPFSSPRSISPVLDSPPTEERERRRFMPVEMSSRRSSSRISDEEISELISKLQSLLPESRRRSMSRASAAKLLKETCSYIKSLHREVDDLSDRLSDLMSTMDSGSPQAEIIRSILRS; encoded by the exons ATGGAGTCTCCTCTCCATACCATTACGTTTGCTGAAACGTTGCCTTCCGAAGACGCTTCTACATTTCTCCCCTTCCCTTTCTCCTCTCCGCGCTCTATAAGTCCTGTACTTGACTCCCCCCCGACggaggagagagaaagaagaaggttTATGCCCGTggagatgtcgagccggaggtcgTCGTCGAGGATCAGCGACGAGGAGATCAGTGAGCTCATCTCCAAGTTGCAGTCTCTGCTCCCGGAGTCTCGCCGCAGGAGCATGAGCAGG GCGTCGGCGGCTAAGTTGCTGAAGGAGACGTGCAGCTACATCAAGAGCTTGCACCGCGAGGTGGACGACCTCAGCGACCGGCTCTCCGACCTGATGTCGACTATGGACTCCGGCAGCCCTCAGGCCGAGATCATCAGGAGCATCCTCAGGTCCTAG